The following proteins are encoded in a genomic region of Gossypium hirsutum isolate 1008001.06 chromosome D05, Gossypium_hirsutum_v2.1, whole genome shotgun sequence:
- the LOC107905861 gene encoding uncharacterized protein — protein MSGKGGGAGNNGIGKGNSGISGIPAGSRKMVQSLKEIVNCPEPEIYAMLKECNMDPNEAVNRLLSQDPFHEVKSKRDKKKEGKDTVDSRSRGANNLGSRGGRSGSDRYMGRGGSSYYSSNESGPFHGKPAQKRENGTHAYAGSSSSASVVQGNNMNRRPPSHSEAGIAGHKTTTAGLVDGISSSSQPCGYQSAWLGAPGQVSMADIVKMGRPQNKASVIPNPPHQSVNNRHLAVPHSAEVHPNLRSPHGHASKVSDVTYEPDITTNQRSSPSDEWPPIDNSSAVNVNPILEAPAESGLYAEASNLPVDRNNQLMKAELEEAQAVDDGPVETVDGNHVESPSISTRNIQEDDSGGSSLYDNNLHKDANSYQPQRHAFEHDEAEDGSSSVAVNMQQLNLHNDDQEASSEEDNPSVIIPNHLQVHTPDCSHLSFGSFGPAIGSAFSGSFASRPLKNNLDEAPESADISSIGHSENRNPEYYGDEHLRSNAEGNIMIRSTVNTGNYEATEDSQPAVLKQDASEAAQGNQYAFPSSASGYSYENSQQLNPAFTHPQTSTQMQNLTPFSSVMQAYTNSLQSTLLTSTVQTAREPDLPYSPFPLTQSMPTKYTNAISSISGPTISMPEALRAASISAPQATPQTLPSASVATGPALPQHLAMHPFSQPTLPLGHFANMISYPFLPQSYTYVPSAFQQGFAGNSNYPQSLAAVLPQYKNSVSVSSLPQSAAIASGYGFGSSTNIPGGLPLNPPTAPAGTTIGYDDILSSQYKDSNHLMSLQQTENSAMWVHGPGSRTMSAVPGSNYYSFQGQNQQGGGFRQGQQPSQHFGALGYPNFYHSQTGVLGDHQQQNPMDGSLSGSQGQPSKQTQQLWQNNY, from the exons ATGAGCGGGAAAGGAGGAGGTGCTGGAAATAATGGGATAGGGAAGGGTAATAGTGGGATTTCAGGTATTCCGGCTGGGTCTCGGAAGATGGTACAGAGCTTGAAGGAGATTGTGAACTGCCCCGAACCCGAGATCTATGCCATGCTTAAAGAGTGTAACATGGACCCTAACGAGGCCGTCAATCGCCTCCTCTCTCAAG ATCCTTTTCACGAGGTGAAGAGCAAACGAGACAAGAAAAAAGAG GGCAAAGACACAGTTGATTCCAGGTCTCGTGGTGCCAACAACCTTGGGAGTCGTGGTGGTAGGAGTGGTTCAGACCGATATATGGGGCGTGGTGGCTCATCCTATTATAGTTCTAATG AGTCTGGACCTTTCCATGGTAAACCTGCTCAAAAGAGGGAAAATGGAACTCACGCTTATGCAGGTTCTTCATCTTCTGCGTCTGTTGTGCAAGGAAACAACATGAATCGGAGACCGCCATCCCATAG TGAAGCTGGTATCGCCGGACATAAAACAACCACAGCAGGTTTAGTTGATGGTATTTCTTCATCTTCACAACCTTGTGGATACCAGTCTGCTTGGTTGGGGGCTCCAGGTCAAGTATCAATGGCTGATATTGTGAAGATGGGCAGACCACAAAACAAGGCTTCTGTCATACCAAACCCACCTCATCAAAGTGTTAATAATCGGCATCTTGCAGTACCTCATTCTGCAGAAGTACATCCCAACTTACGTTCACCACATGGTCATGCTTCCAAGGTGTCCGATGTCACTTACGAGCCTGATATCACCACAAACCAGCGTAGTTCCCCAAGTGATGAATGGCCCCCCATTGACAATTCATCTGCTGTTAACGTGAACCCTATCTTAGAAGCACCTGCAGAATCTGGATTGTATGCAGAGGCATCTAACTTGCCTGTGGATAGAAACAACCAACTCATGAAAGCCGAGTTAGAGGAAGCTCAGGCAGTGGATGATGGTCCTGTCGAAACTGTTGATGGTAACCATGTTGAGTCTCCTTCTATTTCAACTAGAAATATACAAGAGGATGATTCTGGAGGCTCATCTCTTTATGATAATAACTTACATAAGGATGCCAATTCTTATCAGCCTCAAAGGCATGCTTTTGAGCATGATGAAG ccGAAGATGGTTCTTCATCAGTTGCTGTGAATATGCAGCAACTTAATTTGCATAATGATGACCAGGAGGCATCATCTGAAGAGGATAATCCATCTGTAATCATACCAAACCACCTGCAAGTCCACACCCCGGACTGTTCACATTTGAGTTTTGGAAGTTTTGGACCTGCAATTGGTTCTGCCTTTTCTGGATCATTTGCATCAAGGCCCTTGAAGAATAATTTGGATGAAGCTCCTGAATCAGCTGATATCTCTTCTATTGGGCACTCTGAGAATAG AAATCCCGAGTATTATGGGGACGAACATCTCAGAAGTAATGCAGAGGGAAATATAATGATTAGAAGTACTGTCAACACTGGAAATTATGAAGCTACTGAAGATTCTCAACCAGCAGTACTGAAACAGGATGCTTCTGAAGCTGCCCAAGGGAACCAATATGCATTTCCTTCATCTGCATCTGGTTATAGCTATGAGAACTCTCAACAGTTAAATCCTGCTTTTACTCATCCTCAGACAAGCACTCAAATGCAGAATCTCACTCCGTTCTCAAGCGTAATG CAAGCATATACAAATTCATTGCAAAGCACTTTGCTGACATCAACTGTTCAGACTGCAAGGGAGCCGGATCTTCCATATTCACCCTTCCCTCTGACTCAGTCAATGCCAACAAAATACACCAATGCAATCTCTTCCATTAGTGGCCCCACAATTTCTATGCCAGAG GCTCTGAGAGCAGCTAGTATATCTGCACCACAGGCGACTCCACAGACTCTTCCTAGTGCCAGTGTTGCCACGGGACCTGCTCTTCCTCAGCATCTAGCCATGCACCCTTTTTCCCAACCTACGCTTCCATTGGGACATTTCGCCAACATGATTAGTTATCCTTTCTTGCCTCAAAGTTACACTTATGTGCCATCAGCTTTCCAGCAAGGATTTGCTGGTAATAGTAACTACCCTCAGTCCCTGGCAGCAGTGCTCCCCCAATACAAAAATAGTGTTTCTGTTAGCAGTTTGCCTCAATCTGCTGCAATTGCATCTGGCTATGGGTTTGGGAGTTCTACCAATATTCCTGGAGGACTTCCTCTGAATCCGCCTACAGCACCTGCAGGCACAACCATTGGCTATGATGATATTCTGAGTTCTCAGTACAAGGACAGCAATCATTTGATGTCGCTTCAACAG ACTGAGAATTCGGCCATGTGGGTTCATGGCCCTGGCTCACGAACAATGTCTGCTGTTCCTGGAAGCAATTATTACAGCTTCCAGGGGCAAAACCAGCAGGGTGGTGGATTTCGACAAGGGCAACAACCTTCGCAGCATTTTGGGGCTCTTGGATACCCAAATTTCTACCATTCACAAACAGGAGTATTGGGGGACCATCAGCAGCAAAACCCTATGGATGGATCCCTGAGTGGGTCTCAAGGCCAGCCATCAAAGCAGACCCAACAGTTGTGGCAAAACAATTACTAA